From the genome of candidate division TA06 bacterium:
GTCAACCTTGACCAACATCAATCACGAAAATATCAGGAACCGGACGCTGCAGACCTTTTCAGCCCTAAGGCACCGGAACTTTCGGCTTTTCTGGACCGGGCAGTTCGTCTCGCTGATCGGCACTTGGATGCAGACCGTGGCCCAGGGCTGGCTGGTGCTGCAGCTGACCAATTCGGCCTTTCTGCTGGGCACGGTCAACGCCATCGGCTCGCTGCCGGTGCTTCTGTTCGCCCTGCCGGGCGGGGTCATCGCCGACCGGGTGAACAAGCGCAGGATACTGCTTTTCACCCAGATCGTAGCCATGATCCTGGCCTTCATCCTGGCGGCCCTCACCCATCTGCACAACACCGGGGTCATCGTTCTTAAGGTCTGGTATGTGGTGGCCATCGCCGCTGTGGGCGGCACGGTCTTTGCCCTGGACGGCCCGGCCCGGCAGTCGTTCTTCATAGAACTGGTGGGCAAGAAAGATCTTTTAAACGCCATCGCTCTCAATTCCACCATCTTCAACGGGGCCCGGATCATGGGCCCGGCCCTGGCCGGGATATTGATCGGCGTCATCGGCACCGCAGGCTGCTTCTTCCTGAACGGCCTGAGCTTTGTGGCGGTGATCATCGGCCTGCTGATGATCCGAACCGACGTTCCGGCCGCCAAAAGATCCGACTCACCCTGGGATGACATGAAGCAGGGGCTGAAATATGTCTGGAACCACAAGACGGTAAGGGCCCTGATCCTGATCGTGGCCCTGTTCAGCATCTTCGGCATGCCCTATGTGGTGCTGATGCCCATCTTTGCCCGGGACATCCTGCAGAAGGGCGCCAGCGGCCTGGGCTTTTTGATGGCCGCCACAGGTATCGGGGCTCTGACGGGATCATTAACACTAGCTGCTTTCAGCCAGATCCAGAGGAAAGGAACTTTGGTCTTTTGGGCCGGAATAATATTTTCCCTGGCCACGCTGGCTTTTTCCTTTTCCCGCAATTACATCCTGTCCCTGGCCATCCTGCCGCTGGTGGGGCTTTCCATGGTCAGCCAGGTGGCCACGGTCAACACCATGATCCAGAGCACGGTCAGCGACCAGATGCGGGGCCGGGTGATGGGGGTGTTCACCATGATGTTCATGGGGATGATGCCCTTCGGCAGTTTCATTGCCGGGGCCATGGCCTCGCGCTGGGGCGCGCCCTTTGCCCTGCAGCTGGGAGCGGGGATCTGCTTTTGCGCCACGGTGGCGATCTATAAGCTGGTGCCGGACCTGTGGGGGATGTGATACCGGGGGAACTACCTGCCACCCTTCGATACACTCAGGGTAAACTCCGACACTGAGACACAGAGGAGAAATATTTATAATTAGATGGGATAGAAGATGGAAGAACAGAACAAGCCTTTGACCAAAGAAGAATGGCAGGACCTGAAGGACGAGCTTTTCGCCCTGCTGGATATCACCTACGACTACAGCGCCAACGTGGCCACGCTGGAACAGATCAGCGTCCGCAAGCAGAAGGAGGAGAGCGAAGCCCAGTACACCAAGCGCTCCCACGACGTCTACAACAAGCGGTTCAAGGAGGTCAAGGCCAACAGCTACGACCGGGTGGTGAAGCTGGTGGGGTACGTCAAGCGGCTGGGCCTGCCCAGGGAGCTTTGGCCCAAGGAAATGGAGGTCGGCGGGGATAAGCAGGACAAGGATTGACCGCTGCAAACTGTGTAAGGGCGACCGGCCGGTCGCCCCAACAAGTAGATAAAAAGGAACCATGAAAAAACCTAAGATCACAATCATCTTTACCGGCGGGACCATCGCCATGAAAGCCAGCAGGAAGAAGGGCGGGGCGGTGCCGGCCCTCAAGGGAAAAGACCTGCTGCGCCAGGTGCCGGAGATCGCCGGGATCGCCGCCGTCACGGTCCACGACTTCGGCCAGTATCCCGGGCCGCACATGACCCCCGGGCTGATGCTGGAGCTTTCGCAGCTGGTCAAAAAATACCTGTCCCAAAAGGACACGGACGGGGTGATAGTCACCCACGGCACCGACACCCTGGAGGAGACCGCCTTCTTTCTGGACCTGTGCCTCAATTCCCAGAAGCCGGTGGTGGTGGTTGGCGCCATGAAGGACTGCACCGAACTGGGCTGGGACGGGCCCTCCAACCTGATGGGCGCGGTGCGCACCGCCCTTTCCCCCCAGTCAAAGGGCAAGGGGGTGCTGGTTTTTCTTAACAACACCATCAACTCGGCCGGCGAGGTCACCAAGACCAGCACCGATTCCTTCGAGACCTTCCGCAGCCCCGACCTGGGACCCCTGGGCTGGGTGGACCGGGACCGGGTGCTGTTCTACCGCCAGCCGCTGTACCGGGAATATCATCCGGTCAAAAAGATCGAGCCCCGGGTGGACCTGTTCAAGATGGCGGTGGGCATGGATGACAGGCTGATCAGGTATTCTGTTGACTCAGGCGCCCGGGGCCTGGTGATAGAGGGCATGGGCCGGGGCAACGTGCCGCCTTCGGTGGTGCCGGGGATAGAATACACCGTAAAAAAAGGCCTTCCGGTGGTGCTTTGCACCCGCTGCATCGGAGGCCGGGTGCTGGACACCTACGCCTACCAGGGCGGCGGGGCCCAGCTCCGCAAACTCGGGGTCATCCTGGGCGGGCACCTGCCGGGGCAGAAAGCCCGGATCAAGCTGATGATATTGCTGGGGCAGGGCTTGAACAACCAGAAAATAAAGCAGGCCTTTGAATGCCAGGAATACGGCTGTGTTTCGAAATAAGCTGACCTAAAATGATCCCGGTTAAAGACCAGAACAAGATCAAGGACCTGTTCGTCCGGGCCTTGTGGGGCTACAGCGACATGCAGGAGAAGCTCCGCGGGTTCAAACCGGCGGTGGACGGCTTTCTGCGGTTGTCCCGTTATGCCAAATCCTGGGGCGATCCTCTTCACCAGGGCCTGGCCCTGGCCGAGGCCGGTTACCGGGCGGCCAAAGGGGCGGAATACGGCACCGGGGAAACCAGACTGCTGGAAGCCCTTTCGATCCTTGAGAAATCAGGACGCGACGCCGACCTGGCGGTCTGCCGCAAGTATCTGGCCTTTGTGCACACCATGCAGGGAAGGTTTGCCCAGGCTTTGGAGGATACGGAAGATTCGCTGGCGGCCTACCTGAGGGCGGGCGACCGGGAGGGTTGGGCAGCGGTGGTCAACAACAAGGGGAACATCCTCCAGCGGACCGGGCAAACTGAGGAGGCCGGGCAGTGCTTCCGCGAAACATTGGAAAGCAGCCGGGCCATAGGCAACATATTCCTGGAATCCGCGGCCCTCAGCAACCTGGCCATTTTTCATGCCCGCCAGGACCAGAACGAAGAGGCCCTGAAGTACCAGTTGGAGGTCATGGTCCTGAGGCACAAAATGGACGATCTGGTGGGTCTGGCCAGCGGCCTGCTCAATCTGGGAAACATCTACCACATGTTGGGCCGCCGCCAGGAAGGCATGGAGTGCTGGGAACAGGCCGAGGCCACCAGCGCCAGGCTGGGAGACTTCTCCACCGTGGCCAGCATCAAGTTCAACCGGGCCGAGCTTTGCGACGCGCTGGGAGACCCGGACAAGGCGTTCGGTCTCTATGAGCAGGCGATGACCATCCGGATTGAACGGGGCGAGACCCAGGACCTGCCGCAGTCAGTAATCATGTGGGCGGAGACCGCCGCCAAACTCGGAAAGCTTGACGAAGCTCTCAAAACCAGGGCTGCCGGGCTTCTCCAGGAGGTGCTGAAGATGGAGAACATCAGAGATGGATACGGGGAAAAAGCCAGAAAACTTTTGGAAGAGATAAATGGATCAAAATAAACATTTTAATATGCTAAGCCCGGACTTCGAAAAAAAGCTAAGGGCCATCGTCGGGG
Proteins encoded in this window:
- a CDS encoding MFS transporter, translating into MTNINHENIRNRTLQTFSALRHRNFRLFWTGQFVSLIGTWMQTVAQGWLVLQLTNSAFLLGTVNAIGSLPVLLFALPGGVIADRVNKRRILLFTQIVAMILAFILAALTHLHNTGVIVLKVWYVVAIAAVGGTVFALDGPARQSFFIELVGKKDLLNAIALNSTIFNGARIMGPALAGILIGVIGTAGCFFLNGLSFVAVIIGLLMIRTDVPAAKRSDSPWDDMKQGLKYVWNHKTVRALILIVALFSIFGMPYVVLMPIFARDILQKGASGLGFLMAATGIGALTGSLTLAAFSQIQRKGTLVFWAGIIFSLATLAFSFSRNYILSLAILPLVGLSMVSQVATVNTMIQSTVSDQMRGRVMGVFTMMFMGMMPFGSFIAGAMASRWGAPFALQLGAGICFCATVAIYKLVPDLWGM
- a CDS encoding asparaginase is translated as MKKPKITIIFTGGTIAMKASRKKGGAVPALKGKDLLRQVPEIAGIAAVTVHDFGQYPGPHMTPGLMLELSQLVKKYLSQKDTDGVIVTHGTDTLEETAFFLDLCLNSQKPVVVVGAMKDCTELGWDGPSNLMGAVRTALSPQSKGKGVLVFLNNTINSAGEVTKTSTDSFETFRSPDLGPLGWVDRDRVLFYRQPLYREYHPVKKIEPRVDLFKMAVGMDDRLIRYSVDSGARGLVIEGMGRGNVPPSVVPGIEYTVKKGLPVVLCTRCIGGRVLDTYAYQGGGAQLRKLGVILGGHLPGQKARIKLMILLGQGLNNQKIKQAFECQEYGCVSK
- a CDS encoding tetratricopeptide repeat protein, whose product is MIPVKDQNKIKDLFVRALWGYSDMQEKLRGFKPAVDGFLRLSRYAKSWGDPLHQGLALAEAGYRAAKGAEYGTGETRLLEALSILEKSGRDADLAVCRKYLAFVHTMQGRFAQALEDTEDSLAAYLRAGDREGWAAVVNNKGNILQRTGQTEEAGQCFRETLESSRAIGNIFLESAALSNLAIFHARQDQNEEALKYQLEVMVLRHKMDDLVGLASGLLNLGNIYHMLGRRQEGMECWEQAEATSARLGDFSTVASIKFNRAELCDALGDPDKAFGLYEQAMTIRIERGETQDLPQSVIMWAETAAKLGKLDEALKTRAAGLLQEVLKMENIRDGYGEKARKLLEEINGSK